One Helianthus annuus cultivar XRQ/B chromosome 7, HanXRQr2.0-SUNRISE, whole genome shotgun sequence genomic region harbors:
- the LOC110868387 gene encoding parthenolide synthase: MEIFTVFPSWLLTTALVFFMFFTFLYTLRSNRSSITSPKLPPNPPKLPIIGNLHNLIGKPRHQALWLLSKEYGPVMLFHIGSKPYLIISSPAMAKQVLKTQDHIFCSRPLSKGVKRLTYNYLDIAFSPQSDHRREMRKILVSEFLGPKRARLFNHVLVSEIESMVRSLGSHPPNVALNLNKLILATVKGVVCKVAFGNNYRQQPIKGPSWEVLVDEALEMLGGLFGDSFRWAGRFIDYVSGWNDKLETCFTNLDAYMESIIDDHKNQIAEVTDDEKDFVHVLLELSSEDCTSVHRLTKEDIKSVILDILTGGVDTTVVTLVWAMSEIARSVRVKQKLQSEIRNHTGRKPKVDVLDITKMKYLKMVVKETLRLHAPVPLLIPHECMSHCQIGGYDVLPGTAALINAWGIGRDPSTWGENAADFYPERFEKFDVDFEMVPFGGGRRSCPAMNSAPATVEFVLANLLYLFDWEIPNGAKNEDLNMQEEGSFILRKKVPLCLVPTKYNWDD; the protein is encoded by the exons ATGGAGATCTTCACTGTCTTCCCTTCATGGCTTCTTACAACCGCACTAGTTTTCTTCATGTTCTTCACGTTTCTATACACTCTAAGATCAAATAGATCATCCATAACATCCCCTAAGCTTCCCCCTAACCCTCCAAAGCTTCCAATAATTGGAAACTTGCACAACCTAATAGGTAAACCTCGTCACCAAGCCCTTTGGCTACTCTCCAAAGAATATGGTCCAGTTATGCTATTCCATATTGGTTCAAAACCATACCTTATCATCTCTTCCCCTGCCATGGCCAAACAAGTCTTGAAAACACAAGATCACATATTTTGTTCCCGTCCATTGTCCAAAGGCGTGAAGCGGCTAACTTACAACTACTTGGACATCGCATTTTCCCCTCAAAGCGATCACCGGCGGGAGATGCGCAAGATTTTGGTGTCTGAGTTCCTTGGTCCCAAAAGAGCTCGATTGTTTAATCATGTGTTGGTGTCCGAGATTGAAAGCATGGTTCGTTCATTAGGGTCACATCCACCAAACGTTGCACTAAACCTAAACAAGTTGATTTTAGCAACGGTTAAAGGGGTGGTGTGCAAGGTGGCGTTTGGTAACAACTATAGACAACAACCGATTAAGGGTCCGTCATGGGAAGTGTTGGTTGATGAAGCCCTGGAAATGTTGGGTGGATTGTTCGGGGATTCTTTTCGATGGGCGGGCCGATTTATAGATTATGTTAGTGGATGGAACGATAAGCTTGAGACATGCTTTACTAATCTAGATGCATACATGGAGTCGATCATCGATGATCATAAGAATCAAATTGCAGAAGTAACTGACGATGAAAAGGATTTTGTGCATGTTTTACTTGAGTTGTCTTCCGAAGATTGTACTTCTGTCCATCGGTTGACCAAAGAAGATATCAAATCGGTTATATTG GACATACTCACTGGCGGAGTAGATACGACTGTTGTAACGTTGGTGTGGGCAATGTCTGAGATTGCTAGAAGCGTTAGAGTGAAGCAAAAGTTGCAATCTGAAATCCGAAACCACACAGGACGAAAACCAAAAGTAGATGTATTGGACATAACAAAAATGAAATACTTGAAAATGGTGGTAAAAGAAACATTAAGGCTACACGCTCCTGTCCCATTGTTAATCCCACATGAATGCATGAGCCATTGTCAAATTGGCGGTTACGACGTCTTACCTGGGACGGCTGCTTTAATCAATGCGTGGGGAATAGGAAGAGATCCAAGCACTTGGGGAGAGAATGCGGCTGACTTCTATCCAGAAAGGTTCGAGAAGTTTGACGTTGATTTTGAGATGGTCCCGTTTGGGGGTGGACGAAGATCGTGTCCAGCAATGAACTCGGCTCCTGCAACTGTTGAGTTTGTGTTAGCAAACCTTCTGTACTTGTTCGATTGGGAAATTCCTAATGGAGCGAAGAATGAAGATTTGAACATGCAAGAAGAGGGTTCCTTTATTCTCCGTAAGAAAGTACCACTTTGCCTTGTGCCCACAAAGTATAATTGGGATGATTAG